The Leptospira bouyouniensis genome has a segment encoding these proteins:
- a CDS encoding STAS domain-containing protein, whose product MVIHETSSNQVVVITIEGEVDLYNAKELKDILDDKMRKHQYDIVVNLEKVPFMDSSGIGTLVTAMYKLKKYHGNLKVCSVHGSVAKVFKMTGMESHLEVFESEEKAVQSLINERNSHSE is encoded by the coding sequence ATGGTCATTCACGAAACGTCTTCCAATCAGGTAGTAGTCATCACCATTGAAGGTGAAGTCGATTTGTACAATGCAAAAGAATTGAAAGACATTTTGGATGACAAAATGCGCAAACACCAATACGACATCGTTGTCAATTTGGAAAAGGTTCCCTTTATGGATAGTTCTGGAATTGGTACTCTTGTGACTGCCATGTACAAACTTAAAAAATACCATGGCAATCTAAAGGTATGTAGTGTACATGGATCTGTTGCCAAGGTGTTTAAAATGACAGGTATGGAAAGCCACTTAGAAGTATTTGAATCAGAGGAAAAGGCGGTCCAATCTCTTATCAACGAAAGAAATTCTCATTCTGAATGA
- a CDS encoding carboxyl transferase domain-containing protein produces the protein MERLISKINPLSSEFIQNRTAYLETLVPIRKIIEQVKLGGGKKALEKHKAREKLTARERIAELIDANTEFMEICGLAAEGVYPDPVPSAGIITGIGKVEGVDCMIVANDATVKGGTYYPLTVKKHVRAQEIAENNSLPCIYLVDSGGAFLPMQDEVFPDKDHFGRIFYNQARMSAKGISQIAVVMGSCTAGGAYIPAMSDESVIVKGNGTIFLGGPPLVKAATGEVVTGEELGGADVHCRISGVTDHYAEDDYHALEITRSIIKNLNTKNHTLPKETEDPLYPTEEIYGIIERDSRKSYDPREIIARLVDGSRFHEFKKLYATTIVTGFAEIYGYPVGIIANHGVLFSESALKATHFIELCDQRRIPLLFLQNITGFMVGKKYENNGIARDGAKMVNAVSTTTVPKLTIVTGGSYGAGNYGMCGRAFAPEFLWMWPNARISVMGGEQAANVLWTVKKDQKEAQGESIQAEEEITFKKPILEDYEKKSSAVYSSARLWDDGIIDPADTRKVLGRALSILSRRKEERKPFGVFRM, from the coding sequence ATGGAAAGACTAATTTCAAAAATTAACCCTTTGTCTTCCGAATTTATTCAGAATCGTACTGCTTATTTAGAAACACTTGTCCCCATTCGCAAAATCATCGAGCAAGTAAAGTTAGGTGGCGGGAAAAAGGCTCTTGAGAAACATAAAGCAAGAGAAAAACTCACTGCAAGAGAACGTATTGCGGAACTAATCGATGCAAATACTGAGTTTATGGAAATATGTGGTCTTGCAGCGGAAGGAGTTTATCCTGATCCAGTTCCATCAGCTGGGATCATCACAGGCATTGGAAAAGTGGAAGGAGTCGACTGTATGATTGTTGCCAACGACGCAACTGTCAAAGGTGGTACTTATTATCCACTCACTGTCAAAAAACACGTTCGTGCGCAAGAGATTGCCGAAAACAATTCCTTACCTTGTATTTACTTAGTCGATTCAGGTGGGGCGTTTTTGCCAATGCAAGACGAAGTATTTCCAGACAAAGACCATTTTGGTAGAATCTTTTATAACCAAGCCAGGATGAGTGCTAAAGGAATCTCTCAGATAGCGGTTGTTATGGGATCGTGCACTGCTGGTGGAGCTTACATCCCTGCAATGTCTGATGAATCGGTAATTGTAAAGGGAAATGGAACGATTTTTTTAGGTGGACCACCACTTGTAAAAGCTGCAACAGGTGAAGTTGTCACAGGTGAAGAGTTAGGTGGTGCGGACGTTCATTGTCGTATTTCAGGAGTAACAGATCATTACGCTGAAGATGATTACCATGCACTCGAGATTACAAGATCCATTATCAAAAATTTAAATACAAAAAACCACACTCTTCCAAAAGAAACTGAAGATCCTTTGTATCCCACAGAAGAAATTTATGGAATCATCGAAAGAGATTCTCGTAAGTCTTATGATCCAAGAGAAATCATCGCAAGATTAGTGGATGGATCCAGGTTTCATGAATTCAAAAAACTATATGCCACTACGATTGTCACTGGTTTTGCAGAAATTTATGGATATCCTGTTGGAATCATTGCAAACCATGGAGTTTTGTTTTCAGAATCTGCTCTTAAAGCAACACACTTTATTGAACTCTGCGACCAACGAAGGATTCCACTTCTTTTCCTACAAAATATCACTGGATTTATGGTAGGAAAAAAATACGAAAATAATGGAATTGCGCGAGATGGTGCAAAGATGGTAAATGCAGTATCAACCACTACGGTTCCTAAGTTAACAATTGTTACTGGTGGATCATATGGAGCTGGTAATTATGGTATGTGTGGCCGCGCATTTGCACCAGAATTTTTATGGATGTGGCCAAATGCTCGTATCTCCGTGATGGGAGGGGAACAAGCTGCCAATGTTTTATGGACTGTGAAAAAAGACCAAAAAGAAGCCCAAGGAGAGTCCATCCAAGCAGAGGAAGAAATTACTTTCAAAAAACCAATTTTAGAAGATTATGAAAAAAAGTCATCTGCAGTGTATAGTTCGGCAAGGCTTTGGGATGATGGAATCATAGATCCAGCGGATACACGTAAAGTTTTAGGAAGGGCATTATCAATCCTAAGTAGAAGGAAAGAAGAAAGAAAACCTTTCGGTGTCTTTAGAATGTAA
- a CDS encoding alpha/beta fold hydrolase, with protein MTPSLQAHINSGKSVVIDGMSFFYLEEGKGDDIILLLPGFLTTSYNYRKLVELLSTHYRVIALDFLGTGFSGRPDGPLSHRLQAHYLPLFLEKVVGDKKVHVVVYDYALPILCFAFKEHSNQFKSLSIFGGFMNLPKFRYYFPLHFLRLPIIGEFFSFLFRPPLLRFFYKWFLVKKTHHFTGEWEKTMYYLLFEGKNRKNTLEFIRNVDRSTHALREIEEGAKHFVGLRQIYLGEEDYRISPKQTEYMKETLRTSSLVFLPCKHLAMEECPTVVYEKLHYFVDSFSHKKTKTFHFAKQNKD; from the coding sequence ATGACACCTAGTTTACAGGCACACATTAATTCAGGTAAATCTGTTGTCATCGATGGCATGAGTTTCTTTTATTTAGAGGAAGGGAAAGGCGATGACATCATACTTTTGTTGCCTGGTTTTTTAACAACTTCATATAATTATCGTAAGCTTGTTGAGTTATTATCAACACACTATAGAGTGATAGCTCTTGATTTTTTAGGAACTGGATTTAGTGGAAGACCTGATGGACCTTTATCGCACCGCTTACAAGCCCATTACCTTCCTTTATTTTTGGAAAAAGTGGTTGGAGATAAAAAAGTACATGTAGTAGTATATGATTACGCATTACCTATTTTATGTTTTGCTTTCAAAGAACATTCAAATCAATTTAAATCCCTTTCCATTTTTGGTGGGTTCATGAACTTACCAAAATTTAGATATTATTTCCCGTTACATTTCCTACGTTTACCAATCATTGGTGAATTTTTTTCTTTTTTATTCAGACCTCCTTTGCTTCGATTTTTTTATAAATGGTTTCTTGTGAAAAAAACCCATCACTTCACAGGTGAATGGGAGAAAACGATGTATTACTTGTTATTCGAAGGTAAAAATCGCAAAAATACATTGGAATTTATTCGAAATGTAGATCGTTCTACTCATGCTTTGCGTGAAATTGAAGAAGGAGCCAAACACTTTGTTGGCCTAAGACAAATTTATTTGGGAGAAGAAGATTATCGAATATCTCCTAAACAAACAGAATATATGAAAGAAACATTAAGAACTAGTAGTCTTGTTTTTTTACCATGTAAACATTTGGCGATGGAAGAATGTCCTACCGTTGTTTATGAGAAACTTCATTATTTTGTAGATAGTTTTTCTCACAAAAAAACTAAAACATTCCATTTTGCTAAACAAAATAAGGACTAA
- a CDS encoding GlmU family protein, which translates to MNLLLDDSKRNPSIEPLSRFHSFFEWNLGGMTLLEKLERKYPGSKIHYKGPNQEFETLIFNRYPHVFPATLDHYDSIYSSDSFLPWELLGTVTSIIEDTLNIEKDWKRFRQKYKAKQSGFHIVGKDKHLYIHSGATVYPGVVFDTTHGPILIEDGVKISSFSFLEGPLFIGKNSQIDNARITGGTLIGNQCRIGGEVENSIILDYTNKHHEGFLGHSFVSTWVNLGALSTTSDLKNNYGIVKLKIGDSIVNTGTIKFGSIIGPFTKLAIGVMSNTGTVFDIASNIVETRVQGYIPAFTWIKPGDRYRLEEFLFDTKKIMARRGMNLFEFEDLYLRKLYGKCTE; encoded by the coding sequence GTGAATCTTTTACTCGACGATTCTAAACGTAATCCGTCAATTGAGCCTCTATCAAGGTTTCATTCATTTTTTGAATGGAATTTAGGTGGAATGACACTACTTGAAAAGTTAGAGAGAAAATATCCTGGTTCCAAGATTCATTATAAAGGTCCAAACCAGGAATTTGAAACTTTAATTTTTAATCGTTACCCTCATGTATTCCCCGCAACATTAGATCATTATGATTCAATTTATAGTTCCGATTCTTTTTTGCCTTGGGAATTACTTGGAACTGTGACTTCGATCATTGAAGATACTTTGAATATTGAAAAAGATTGGAAACGATTTCGCCAAAAGTACAAAGCAAAACAATCAGGATTTCATATCGTAGGAAAAGACAAACACTTATACATCCATTCAGGGGCAACTGTGTATCCAGGTGTTGTTTTTGATACGACTCATGGCCCAATTCTCATTGAAGATGGAGTGAAAATATCTTCTTTTAGTTTTTTAGAAGGTCCCTTGTTTATTGGAAAAAATAGCCAGATTGACAATGCAAGAATCACTGGTGGAACTCTGATTGGAAACCAATGTCGCATCGGTGGTGAAGTTGAAAATTCGATTATTTTAGATTATACCAACAAACACCACGAAGGTTTTTTAGGACATAGTTTTGTATCTACTTGGGTTAATTTGGGTGCATTGTCTACCACAAGTGATTTAAAGAACAATTATGGAATTGTGAAACTTAAAATTGGCGATTCCATTGTTAATACAGGCACAATCAAATTTGGATCTATCATTGGTCCATTCACAAAACTTGCTATAGGTGTAATGTCAAATACTGGCACAGTTTTTGATATTGCTAGTAACATTGTAGAAACAAGGGTTCAAGGTTATATACCAGCTTTCACATGGATTAAACCAGGCGACCGATACAGATTAGAAGAGTTCTTATTTGATACTAAAAAAATTATGGCGCGAAGAGGAATGAACTTATTCGAATTTGAAGATTTATATTTAAGAAAGCTGTATGGGAAGTGTACGGAGTAA